From Trueperella pecoris, a single genomic window includes:
- a CDS encoding type II toxin-antitoxin system VapB family antitoxin codes for MPTMNIKDADVYNAARQLAQLRGTSMTGAVRSAVEEALDAEIKRRERGRLRLAELQDRIAQAAEPRLDESDLYDDRGMPR; via the coding sequence ATGCCAACCATGAACATCAAAGATGCAGACGTGTACAACGCAGCTCGCCAGCTTGCACAGTTGCGTGGAACGTCGATGACTGGTGCCGTGCGTTCTGCAGTGGAAGAGGCTCTGGATGCCGAGATCAAGCGGCGCGAACGCGGGCGCTTGCGCCTTGCCGAACTCCAAGACCGCATCGCGCAGGCCGCCGAACCCCGCTTAGACGAGTCTGACCTGTATGACGATAGGGGAATGCCCCGATGA
- a CDS encoding type II toxin-antitoxin system VapC family toxin: MIVDTSALVAVAYREPGYERITDLLFARNRSKMSVASVLELQLVLRSSELADELIEIFNVDPVGIDVAQLRVARHAAQRFGKGTGSKAGLNYGDCFSYALAMTAGEPLLFVGEDFTHTDVVVA, translated from the coding sequence ATGATTGTGGATACGTCCGCCCTGGTCGCAGTGGCATATAGGGAGCCCGGGTACGAAAGGATCACCGACCTTCTTTTCGCAAGGAACAGGTCAAAGATGTCGGTGGCCAGCGTCCTTGAGCTTCAACTCGTATTGCGATCTTCCGAATTGGCGGACGAACTCATCGAGATTTTCAATGTGGATCCGGTGGGGATTGATGTCGCCCAGCTACGCGTGGCGCGGCACGCGGCGCAGCGATTCGGAAAGGGGACCGGCTCAAAGGCGGGGCTAAACTACGGCGACTGTTTCTCATACGCCCTCGCGATGACTGCCGGAGAGCCTTTGTTGTTTGTGGGCGAGGATTTCACGCACACGGACGTCGTCGTTGCGTGA
- the hemQ gene encoding hydrogen peroxide-dependent heme synthase, whose translation MTHPHATTIRPIAQRLNDARPFVMWSVFKADVLDAAAIDDAVAAVEAAIAETGVKVRGYYDVSGFRADADLMAWFIADTADAAQAAYRALYRSDLALTPVWSVLSQHKAAEYNPDHLPGMFEHEEAPKYAAVYPFVRSYDWYLLEDWKRSAIMRNHAAAGAQFGDLVTSTLASFSMSDYEWVVALEGDHLTRIVDLMYAFRKTEARLYVRQDVPFFTGARVELGEWARRQVGLGK comes from the coding sequence ATGACCCATCCGCATGCAACCACCATCCGCCCGATCGCGCAGCGCCTGAACGATGCCCGTCCGTTCGTCATGTGGTCGGTGTTTAAGGCTGACGTGCTCGACGCCGCTGCTATCGACGACGCCGTCGCCGCCGTGGAAGCCGCCATCGCCGAGACGGGAGTGAAAGTGCGTGGCTACTATGACGTCTCGGGATTCCGCGCCGACGCCGACCTCATGGCCTGGTTTATCGCGGACACCGCCGACGCCGCCCAGGCCGCCTACCGCGCCCTGTACCGTTCCGACCTCGCGCTGACACCCGTGTGGTCCGTGCTTTCTCAGCATAAGGCCGCCGAATACAACCCGGACCATTTGCCAGGTATGTTCGAGCATGAGGAGGCGCCAAAGTACGCTGCCGTGTACCCTTTCGTGCGCTCCTACGACTGGTACTTGCTCGAGGATTGGAAGCGTTCGGCCATTATGCGCAACCATGCGGCTGCCGGCGCGCAGTTCGGCGACCTCGTAACCTCCACCCTCGCTTCGTTCTCCATGTCGGATTACGAATGGGTGGTGGCGCTTGAGGGCGATCATCTCACGCGGATCGTCGACCTCATGTATGCCTTCCGCAAGACTGAGGCTCGCCTCTATGTCCGTCAGGACGTCCCATTCTTTACGGGTGCTCGCGTCGAGCTCGGCGAGTGGGCGCGCCGCCAGGTAGGCCTTGGCAAGTAG
- the nrdE gene encoding class 1b ribonucleoside-diphosphate reductase subunit alpha — protein MDTTLTDTGEENLDPALDYHTLNAQLNLYDADGKIQFDVDRMAARQYFLQHVNKNTVYFHDLEEKLAYLVEEGYYEAAVLEQYDFAFIKSLYKACYAHKFRFPTFLGAFKYYTSYTLKTFDGTRYLERFEDRVCMVALFLAQGDEAMAMDLMEEIITGRFQPATPTFLNAGKVARGELVSCFLLRVEDNMESIARAINSALQLSKRGGGVALNLTNLRELGAPIKKIQNQSSGVNPVMKLLEDSFSYANQLGARQGAGAVYLHAHHPDILRFLDTKRENADEKIRIKTLSLGVVIPDITFELAKKNEDMYLFSPYDVERVYGVPFTEISVTEKYREMVDDKRIRKTKINARAFFQTLAEIQFESGYPYILFEDTVNRANPIEGRITMSNLCSEILQVSEPSTYNADLSYDVVGKDISCNLGSLNIAKAMDSPDFARTTRTAIRALTSVSDQTSIESVPSIKRGNEQSHAVGLGQMNLHGYLGRERIHYGSPEALDFTNIYFYTVAFHAIAASMELARERGQTFHNFENSDYANGSFFDKYIDKAWVPEFDRVKELFAGIHIPTQEDWKKLRDDVATYGMYNQNLQAIPPTGSISYINNSTSSIHPIVSKIEIRKEGKLGRVYYPAAYMDNDNLEYFKDAYEIGPEKIIDTYAAATQHVDQGLSLTLFYPDTVTTRDVNRNYIYAWRKGIKTLYYMRIRQAALEGTEVEGCVSCML, from the coding sequence TTGGACACAACTCTGACGGACACTGGCGAGGAGAACCTCGACCCCGCGCTGGACTATCACACGCTCAACGCCCAGCTCAACCTCTACGACGCCGACGGCAAGATTCAGTTCGATGTCGACCGGATGGCTGCCCGCCAGTACTTCCTCCAGCACGTCAACAAGAACACGGTCTACTTCCATGACCTCGAGGAGAAGCTTGCCTACCTGGTGGAGGAGGGTTACTACGAGGCTGCCGTCCTTGAACAGTACGATTTTGCGTTCATCAAGTCCCTCTACAAGGCCTGCTACGCGCACAAGTTCCGCTTCCCGACCTTCCTCGGCGCCTTCAAGTACTACACCTCCTACACGCTGAAGACCTTCGATGGCACCCGCTACCTCGAGCGTTTCGAAGACCGCGTGTGCATGGTTGCCCTCTTCCTTGCCCAGGGCGACGAAGCGATGGCAATGGACCTCATGGAAGAGATCATCACCGGCCGCTTCCAACCGGCAACCCCGACGTTCCTCAACGCGGGCAAGGTCGCGCGCGGCGAACTTGTGTCCTGTTTCCTGCTGCGCGTGGAAGACAACATGGAATCCATCGCGCGCGCCATCAACTCGGCCCTCCAATTGTCCAAGCGTGGAGGCGGCGTGGCCCTGAATCTGACGAACCTGCGCGAACTCGGGGCACCGATTAAGAAGATCCAAAACCAGTCCTCCGGCGTCAACCCCGTCATGAAGCTGCTTGAGGATTCCTTCTCCTACGCCAACCAGCTCGGTGCACGCCAGGGTGCGGGCGCGGTCTACCTCCACGCTCACCACCCGGACATCCTCCGTTTCCTCGACACCAAGCGTGAGAATGCCGATGAGAAGATCCGCATCAAGACGCTCTCGCTCGGCGTCGTCATACCGGACATCACCTTCGAACTGGCGAAGAAGAACGAGGACATGTACCTCTTCTCGCCCTACGACGTCGAACGCGTATACGGCGTGCCTTTCACGGAGATCTCCGTGACGGAGAAATACCGAGAAATGGTGGACGACAAGCGCATCCGCAAGACGAAGATCAATGCCCGCGCCTTCTTCCAGACCCTGGCCGAGATCCAGTTCGAATCCGGATACCCCTACATCCTGTTCGAGGACACGGTCAACCGTGCCAACCCCATCGAAGGGCGCATCACCATGTCCAACTTGTGCTCGGAGATTCTTCAGGTTTCTGAACCCTCCACCTACAACGCGGACCTGTCCTACGACGTCGTTGGCAAGGACATCTCCTGCAACCTCGGTTCGCTCAACATCGCTAAGGCCATGGACTCGCCGGACTTTGCCCGCACAACTCGCACGGCTATTCGGGCGCTCACCTCGGTCTCGGACCAGACCTCGATCGAGTCGGTGCCATCGATTAAGCGCGGTAACGAGCAGTCGCACGCTGTTGGGCTGGGGCAGATGAATCTGCACGGATACCTGGGGCGCGAACGCATTCATTACGGCTCGCCGGAGGCGCTCGACTTCACCAACATCTACTTCTACACGGTGGCATTCCATGCCATTGCGGCGTCGATGGAGTTGGCGCGCGAGCGCGGGCAGACGTTCCACAACTTCGAAAATTCCGATTATGCCAACGGATCCTTCTTCGATAAGTACATCGACAAGGCGTGGGTTCCCGAGTTTGATCGGGTCAAGGAGCTATTCGCCGGCATCCACATTCCTACCCAGGAGGATTGGAAGAAGCTGCGGGACGACGTCGCCACCTACGGCATGTACAACCAGAATCTGCAGGCCATTCCGCCGACGGGCTCGATCTCGTACATCAACAACTCCACGTCTTCGATTCACCCGATCGTATCCAAGATTGAGATCCGAAAAGAAGGTAAGCTCGGCCGCGTCTACTACCCGGCCGCCTACATGGACAACGACAACCTCGAGTACTTCAAGGATGCTTACGAGATTGGGCCGGAGAAGATCATCGACACCTATGCGGCTGCCACCCAGCACGTCGACCAGGGCCTGTCACTGACGCTCTTCTACCCCGACACCGTGACCACCCGCGACGTCAACCGCAACTACATCTATGCGTGGCGCAAGGGGATCAAGACCCTCTATTACATGCGCATCCGCCAGGCTGCCCTTGAGGGAACCGAAGTCGAAGGCTGCGTGTCGTGCATGCTGTAG
- a CDS encoding dicarboxylate/amino acid:cation symporter yields the protein MSALKRAGILPWILVAIVAGIAFGFFFPESLSRIFFSFNEIFSQFLGFAIPLIIVGLIVPAIADLGHGAGKWLGITAAIAYGSSLFAGLLTFFAAKAVYPFLISVADKPDIATESSAGKGYLSQLEIPPVFGVMTALLLAFTIGIGLSLAPRGVIRKGFVEFREIITALIAKVIVPFLPLHIFGIFLNLTQTGEIAAVLSAVAKVVVFVLILEVIILATQYGIAGAVAKKNPFKALATMLPAYFTALGTSSSAATIPVTLRQTVAAGVSQPVASFVVPLCATIHLAGSMSKITAFAMAVIAMNGLTIPTAQMIGFIFMLGVIMIAAPGVPGGAIMAAVGILGSMLGFDDAMLGLMIATYIALDSFGTATNVTGDGAIALVVDKFARGDVGSPSEGADGFRARAEFDAETYMESVGGNRTATVI from the coding sequence GTGTCCGCACTCAAAAGAGCAGGAATCCTTCCGTGGATCCTCGTGGCAATCGTCGCGGGAATCGCCTTCGGTTTCTTCTTCCCCGAATCGCTTTCACGCATATTCTTCTCCTTCAACGAGATCTTCTCCCAGTTCCTCGGGTTCGCCATCCCGTTGATCATCGTGGGTCTGATCGTGCCCGCCATCGCCGACCTCGGCCACGGAGCCGGCAAGTGGCTCGGCATCACCGCGGCCATCGCCTACGGATCGTCCCTCTTCGCGGGCCTCCTGACGTTCTTCGCGGCGAAGGCGGTCTACCCGTTCCTCATCTCGGTCGCTGACAAACCCGACATCGCCACCGAGTCCTCGGCCGGCAAGGGCTACCTCTCCCAGCTGGAGATTCCGCCCGTCTTCGGCGTCATGACGGCCCTCCTGCTTGCCTTCACGATCGGCATCGGCCTCTCCCTCGCGCCGCGTGGCGTGATCCGCAAGGGCTTCGTTGAGTTCCGCGAGATCATCACCGCCCTCATCGCCAAGGTCATTGTCCCCTTCCTGCCACTACATATCTTCGGCATCTTCCTCAACCTCACCCAGACGGGTGAGATCGCCGCGGTACTGTCGGCCGTCGCCAAGGTCGTCGTCTTCGTCCTCATTCTCGAAGTCATCATCCTGGCAACCCAATACGGCATCGCCGGAGCCGTGGCGAAGAAGAACCCCTTCAAGGCACTGGCCACCATGTTGCCGGCCTACTTCACGGCCCTGGGCACCTCGTCGTCGGCGGCGACGATCCCCGTCACCCTGCGTCAGACCGTGGCCGCCGGCGTCTCCCAGCCAGTTGCCTCCTTCGTGGTGCCACTGTGTGCGACCATCCACCTTGCCGGGTCAATGTCGAAGATCACCGCCTTCGCCATGGCCGTCATCGCCATGAACGGGCTGACCATCCCGACGGCGCAAATGATCGGCTTCATCTTCATGCTCGGAGTCATCATGATCGCCGCCCCCGGCGTGCCCGGCGGAGCCATCATGGCCGCCGTCGGCATCCTCGGCTCGATGCTCGGGTTCGACGACGCCATGCTCGGCCTCATGATCGCCACCTACATCGCGCTCGATTCCTTCGGTACGGCAACCAACGTCACTGGCGATGGCGCCATCGCGCTCGTTGTTGACAAGTTTGCCCGCGGCGACGTCGGAAGCCCCTCCGAAGGCGCTGACGGCTTCCGCGCCCGCGCTGAGTTCGACGCCGAAACTTACATGGAGTCAGTCGGCGGAAACCGAACGGCTACAGTCATCTAG
- a CDS encoding DUF418 domain-containing protein, whose translation MSTAFTTPSGHHAPAQTAIAETAPAPSSAPGTALQETNTGPAGGPRGTARRYTGRIRGIDVARGLAILGMIWAHVRPAPDDWGTIAHFLSEIPSGRSSALFALLAGVSLAILTGRNVHYTGEQMRHAQLRIAGRAVALLVFAAFLNVFSSMIAIILGFYAAWFLFAIPLVDWSAKKLAIAAGVVALVGPQIIIVFNYFLNSHELYGAGGLNAFLIDALSMGSYPGLAYMAYVLAGMAIGRMDLTCALVRTRLFVVGASLAVTGYGTAALATRTFAYPHELGIEILDEFSPAPPQLSDFFMADPHLNTTTEVLGNLGVALAVIAVCLWLSPLAKHVLYPVAAVGSMSLTAYVGHAFGLHFKPEWFFTDSFVPFLVVAGLVIVFSTVWALLPFRRGPLEWVMYRFSQWFALPDAVRPAAPLVTSAAVTSPAAPIDPADGTGGRAS comes from the coding sequence ATGAGCACCGCTTTCACGACGCCGTCCGGGCACCACGCGCCCGCCCAAACAGCCATCGCCGAAACCGCACCGGCGCCTTCCTCCGCGCCCGGCACTGCCCTGCAGGAAACCAATACAGGCCCGGCTGGCGGCCCCCGAGGCACCGCGCGGCGCTACACCGGCCGTATCCGCGGTATCGACGTCGCGCGCGGGTTGGCAATTCTGGGCATGATCTGGGCTCACGTGCGCCCAGCCCCGGACGATTGGGGTACGATCGCCCACTTCCTGTCGGAGATCCCTTCGGGGCGTTCGTCGGCACTCTTTGCCCTTCTCGCAGGTGTTTCGCTTGCCATTCTCACAGGACGCAACGTCCACTACACCGGGGAGCAGATGCGACACGCACAACTACGCATCGCAGGACGTGCGGTGGCCCTGCTCGTATTTGCTGCGTTCCTCAATGTGTTTTCTTCCATGATTGCTATCATTCTTGGCTTCTATGCGGCCTGGTTTCTTTTCGCTATCCCCTTGGTCGATTGGTCAGCGAAAAAGCTCGCTATTGCGGCCGGCGTCGTGGCACTGGTTGGCCCGCAAATCATAATTGTCTTCAACTATTTCTTGAATAGTCACGAGCTGTATGGAGCAGGTGGCCTGAATGCCTTCCTCATTGACGCTCTCTCCATGGGCAGTTACCCCGGCTTGGCCTACATGGCTTACGTGCTGGCAGGCATGGCAATTGGTCGTATGGATCTGACCTGCGCCCTCGTGCGTACCCGCCTCTTTGTGGTTGGGGCATCGCTGGCCGTCACCGGCTATGGCACGGCGGCCTTAGCTACACGCACCTTCGCTTATCCTCATGAGCTAGGGATCGAAATCCTCGACGAATTTTCCCCTGCCCCGCCGCAGTTATCGGATTTCTTTATGGCCGATCCACATCTGAATACCACCACCGAAGTCCTTGGTAACCTCGGGGTTGCACTTGCGGTAATCGCCGTATGTTTGTGGCTCTCCCCGCTCGCCAAGCATGTGCTTTACCCGGTTGCAGCAGTTGGTTCCATGTCATTGACGGCCTACGTCGGACATGCCTTCGGTCTTCACTTTAAGCCGGAGTGGTTTTTCACCGATTCTTTTGTGCCGTTCCTTGTGGTGGCGGGCCTTGTCATTGTTTTTTCCACGGTCTGGGCGCTGCTACCGTTCCGGCGCGGCCCTCTCGAATGGGTCATGTACCGCTTCTCGCAATGGTTCGCTCTGCCCGACGCCGTCCGCCCGGCCGCGCCCCTCGTCACGTCTGCGGCCGTCACATCTCCGGCCGCGCCCATCGATCCCGCTGACGGGACCGGGGGCCGAGCGAGCTAA
- the nrdF gene encoding class 1b ribonucleoside-diphosphate reductase subunit beta, translated as MAHGTGPFEAINWNKIQDDKDQEVWDRLTGNFWLPEKIPLSNDIQSWNTLKPHEQEMTTRVFTGLTLLDTLQGTIGAVSLIPDAVTPHEEAVYTNIAFMESVHAKSYSSIFSTLISMKEIDETFRWSEENVYLQKKAEIIEKYYDGEDPEKRKVASVMLESFLFYSGFYAPMYWSAHAKLTNTADLIRLIIRDEAVHGYYIGYKFQVAMAKASQERRDEIKEWAYELLDELYDNEVEYTASLYDQMGLTEDVKMFLRYNANKALMNLGYEALFPASETAVNPAILAALSPGADENHDFFSGSGSSYVIGTAEATTDDDWDF; from the coding sequence ATGGCGCATGGAACCGGCCCGTTCGAGGCAATTAACTGGAACAAGATCCAAGATGACAAGGACCAGGAAGTCTGGGACCGCCTGACGGGTAACTTCTGGCTTCCGGAAAAGATTCCGCTCTCGAACGACATTCAGTCGTGGAACACGCTCAAGCCGCACGAGCAGGAGATGACCACCCGCGTCTTCACCGGCCTGACGCTGCTGGACACGCTTCAGGGCACGATCGGCGCCGTCTCCCTCATTCCTGATGCGGTGACGCCGCACGAGGAGGCCGTCTACACGAATATTGCCTTCATGGAGTCGGTGCACGCCAAGTCCTACTCCTCGATCTTCTCCACCCTCATCTCCATGAAGGAGATCGACGAGACCTTCCGCTGGTCCGAGGAGAACGTGTACCTGCAGAAGAAGGCCGAGATCATCGAGAAATACTACGACGGGGAAGATCCGGAAAAGCGCAAGGTCGCCTCCGTGATGCTTGAGTCCTTCCTCTTCTACTCGGGTTTCTACGCGCCCATGTACTGGTCGGCCCACGCGAAGCTAACTAACACCGCCGACCTCATCCGCCTCATCATCCGCGACGAGGCGGTTCACGGCTACTACATCGGCTACAAGTTCCAGGTCGCGATGGCTAAGGCGAGCCAGGAGCGCCGGGACGAGATCAAGGAGTGGGCCTACGAACTGCTCGATGAGCTTTACGACAACGAGGTCGAGTACACCGCCTCGCTGTACGACCAGATGGGTCTGACTGAGGACGTGAAGATGTTCCTGCGCTACAACGCCAACAAGGCGCTGATGAACCTCGGCTACGAGGCGCTCTTCCCGGCCTCCGAAACCGCGGTTAACCCGGCCATCCTCGCCGCGCTCTCTCCGGGCGCCGACGAGAACCATGACTTCTTCTCCGGCTCCGGCTCGTCATACGTGATCGGCACCGCGGAGGCGACGACGGACGACGACTGGGACTTCTAG
- a CDS encoding ABC transporter substrate-binding protein — protein MKRPFLTAVAALGTLGLALSACSPSTGNKSSESSAASAGDQATVTFRLWDDVAAPAYEESFKAFEEKNPGIKVKVEVVPWGDYWTQLPLDISSGEMADIFWVNSSNFALYADNGNLMNITKELGKDHDAWQQSVVDLYTRNDSLWGIPQIWDSIGLFYNKDLVTEAGVDVTKLTWGTADDTLLPALQKLTKDANGKTADAPDFDAANIKTYGMNAQADMQAIYLPFLAQAGGLFQKEDGSFDFASDKGVMAFTYITDLINKYHVAPPAAETNTNGDLAREMFIRGQMALFQSGPYSLKTIADNTKINWGIAPLISGPEGAVSTSHGVVAVGNEQTKNREATLKVLKWLGSAEGQAPLGKMGVSFPGAVDAQDYFVNYWADKGVDVSVFIDAAAGKTALSPFGPDVNAGTEAFMPRLLDVFLGSVPVEQGLKEAQDAGNSAMK, from the coding sequence ATGAAACGCCCATTTCTTACCGCAGTGGCGGCCCTTGGAACACTCGGGCTTGCGCTGAGCGCGTGCTCACCGAGCACTGGTAATAAATCGTCCGAGTCGTCGGCTGCGAGCGCTGGCGATCAGGCGACCGTGACGTTCCGGCTGTGGGATGACGTGGCCGCGCCAGCCTACGAGGAGTCGTTTAAGGCTTTCGAAGAGAAGAATCCTGGCATCAAGGTCAAGGTTGAGGTCGTTCCGTGGGGCGACTATTGGACTCAGCTTCCGCTTGATATTTCCTCGGGCGAGATGGCTGACATCTTCTGGGTCAATTCCTCGAATTTTGCCCTGTATGCCGATAACGGCAACCTGATGAACATCACGAAGGAACTGGGCAAGGATCATGACGCCTGGCAGCAGTCCGTCGTCGATCTTTATACGCGTAACGATTCCCTGTGGGGTATCCCGCAGATCTGGGATTCGATTGGCCTGTTCTACAACAAGGATCTGGTCACTGAGGCCGGCGTTGATGTCACGAAGCTGACGTGGGGCACTGCCGATGACACGCTCCTTCCCGCGCTGCAGAAGCTGACCAAGGACGCCAACGGGAAGACCGCCGACGCGCCCGATTTCGACGCCGCCAACATCAAGACGTACGGCATGAATGCCCAGGCCGACATGCAGGCGATCTACCTGCCGTTCCTCGCACAGGCCGGCGGTCTCTTCCAGAAGGAGGACGGCTCGTTCGACTTTGCGTCCGACAAGGGCGTCATGGCCTTCACCTACATCACGGATCTGATTAACAAGTATCACGTGGCTCCGCCGGCGGCTGAGACGAACACGAACGGAGATCTCGCCCGCGAGATGTTCATTCGTGGCCAGATGGCGCTCTTCCAGTCGGGCCCGTATTCGCTGAAGACGATCGCCGACAACACCAAGATCAACTGGGGTATCGCGCCGCTGATTTCGGGTCCCGAGGGCGCGGTGTCGACGTCGCACGGCGTGGTCGCCGTCGGAAACGAGCAGACGAAGAATCGTGAGGCGACACTGAAGGTTCTGAAGTGGCTGGGCTCGGCCGAGGGCCAGGCCCCGCTAGGCAAAATGGGCGTGTCGTTCCCGGGCGCCGTTGACGCGCAGGACTACTTCGTCAATTACTGGGCGGATAAGGGCGTGGACGTCTCGGTGTTCATCGACGCGGCGGCCGGCAAGACGGCCCTGTCGCCATTCGGGCCGGATGTTAACGCCGGCACGGAGGCTTTCATGCCGCGACTCCTCGACGTGTTCCTCGGCTCTGTCCCGGTGGAGCAGGGCCTGAAGGAAGCGCAGGACGCCGGCAATTCGGCCATGAAGTAA
- the hemH gene encoding ferrochelatase: MTDAYMLLSYGGPDKPEDVLPFLRNAVAGRAVPEERLAQVGEHYFLFGGRSPINELNARLAERLRSELASRGDTRPLIVGNRNWHPFGDAALSALYRAGARTVRVLTTSAYGSYSSCRQYSEDLERWLVALGYADLRVEKVRPYWDTEGFFAAYRDAVRAALALAPAGARLVFVTHSIPTAMNDAAGLTYSLTYEEQHRRVAGRIAAELGQEWDLAFCSRSGSPHTPWLEPDINDHLRELAEAGVGHVVVAPIGFISDHMEVIYDLDTQARATAAELGIGFTRVSTIDDLPGFVRQLADLLQAPSASCDVGCCAMPARPTVPGRVPTRDSHCQP; the protein is encoded by the coding sequence ATGACTGATGCCTATATGCTTCTGTCTTATGGAGGCCCCGACAAGCCCGAAGACGTCCTCCCTTTTCTCCGCAACGCGGTAGCCGGCCGGGCGGTACCGGAGGAGCGCCTCGCCCAGGTCGGCGAGCATTATTTTCTTTTCGGCGGGCGCTCACCCATCAACGAGCTCAACGCCCGCCTGGCCGAACGCCTTCGTTCCGAATTGGCGAGCAGGGGCGACACACGCCCGCTCATCGTTGGGAATCGTAACTGGCACCCGTTCGGCGACGCGGCGCTGTCAGCCCTCTACCGGGCCGGTGCCCGCACCGTCCGCGTGCTGACCACGTCCGCCTACGGGTCTTATTCGTCCTGCCGACAGTACAGCGAGGACCTCGAACGCTGGCTCGTCGCGCTCGGCTACGCGGACTTGCGCGTGGAAAAGGTTCGCCCCTACTGGGACACCGAAGGCTTCTTTGCTGCTTACCGCGACGCCGTTCGGGCCGCCCTCGCGCTCGCCCCGGCTGGTGCGCGGCTCGTTTTCGTCACACACTCGATTCCGACTGCGATGAACGACGCCGCCGGGCTGACCTACTCCCTGACCTACGAGGAACAGCACCGCCGGGTGGCGGGAAGAATCGCGGCCGAGCTGGGGCAGGAGTGGGATCTTGCCTTTTGCTCGCGTTCGGGCAGTCCGCACACTCCCTGGCTGGAGCCTGATATCAACGATCATCTTCGCGAGCTGGCCGAGGCTGGCGTGGGGCATGTTGTTGTGGCCCCGATTGGATTCATCTCCGACCACATGGAGGTCATCTACGACCTCGACACCCAGGCGCGCGCCACCGCGGCCGAGCTGGGAATCGGCTTCACCCGCGTGTCAACCATTGATGACTTGCCCGGTTTCGTGAGGCAGTTGGCGGACCTGCTGCAGGCGCCTTCGGCGTCGTGCGACGTAGGGTGTTGCGCAATGCCTGCCCGCCCAACCGTGCCGGGCCGCGTTCCGACCCGGGATTCGCACTGCCAACCGTAG
- a CDS encoding methylated-DNA--[protein]-cysteine S-methyltransferase, giving the protein MYSGYDSPLGSLTIYFDGALRGLWMEGQANFPADITQIHATPATGFVAATGFVAATGPVADWLDAYFAGENPAVTFEVAPEGTPFQQAVWSALRDIPYATTTTYAALASVVGKRLNRTTSARAIGGAVGRNPVMLVAPCHRVLASDGTLAGFSGGLERKAWLLDHERGTGHGRSGPGDPGTAAT; this is encoded by the coding sequence ATGTACAGCGGCTACGACTCGCCGCTGGGTTCCCTGACCATCTACTTCGACGGGGCGCTGCGTGGCCTGTGGATGGAGGGTCAGGCCAACTTTCCCGCCGACATCACACAGATTCATGCCACCCCAGCCACCGGTTTCGTTGCCGCGACCGGTTTCGTTGCTGCGACCGGCCCGGTGGCCGACTGGCTCGACGCGTATTTCGCGGGCGAAAATCCCGCCGTCACCTTCGAGGTCGCGCCCGAGGGAACACCCTTCCAGCAAGCCGTATGGTCCGCCCTTCGCGACATTCCCTACGCGACCACGACGACGTACGCCGCGCTCGCGTCCGTCGTCGGGAAAAGACTCAACCGGACGACGTCGGCCCGCGCAATCGGCGGCGCGGTGGGGCGCAACCCGGTCATGCTCGTCGCCCCCTGCCACCGGGTCCTGGCATCAGACGGAACGCTCGCCGGGTTTTCCGGCGGCCTCGAACGAAAAGCGTGGCTGCTCGACCACGAACGTGGGACCGGCCATGGTCGTAGCGGACCCGGCGATCCCGGTACCGCCGCCACATAA
- a CDS encoding low molecular weight protein-tyrosine-phosphatase: MYRILVVCTGNICRSPMGEVVLRDHLAQAGIDDVEVRSAGVSTEETGNPIDRRAQRVLLEKGHSLPPAHHAHRASDEELRDADLILAMTTGHAHSLRAMLNRLGESDAKLHLWREFDGTTQIAAGGVFGEGGALSEDLAERSRSLNFYRSSGEYDVPDPWYGDDEGFYETYDVVDRGARGIVTYVEGLRS, encoded by the coding sequence ATGTATCGAATCCTTGTCGTGTGCACTGGAAATATTTGCCGTTCCCCCATGGGGGAGGTTGTCCTGCGGGACCATCTTGCCCAGGCCGGCATCGACGACGTCGAGGTCCGCTCGGCTGGCGTTTCCACGGAGGAGACGGGCAACCCGATCGACCGCCGTGCCCAGCGGGTGTTGCTTGAGAAGGGCCACTCCCTCCCGCCAGCACACCACGCCCACCGTGCGAGCGACGAGGAGCTTCGCGACGCCGACCTCATCCTCGCGATGACAACCGGCCATGCTCACTCCTTGCGGGCGATGCTGAATCGACTCGGCGAATCGGATGCCAAGCTTCACCTGTGGCGGGAGTTCGACGGCACCACGCAGATCGCCGCCGGCGGCGTCTTCGGCGAAGGTGGGGCGCTGAGCGAGGATCTCGCCGAGCGCTCGCGATCTTTGAACTTTTATCGCTCGTCGGGCGAATATGACGTCCCCGATCCGTGGTACGGGGACGATGAGGGCTTCTACGAGACGTACGACGTCGTTGACCGCGGCGCCCGCGGGATTGTCACCTATGTCGAGGGCCTGCGTTCGTAA